The Mycolicibacterium flavescens genome has a segment encoding these proteins:
- the mmpA gene encoding putative membrane-associated Zn-dependent protease, whose product MMWLTGVVLFALAILVSVALHECGHMWVARATGMKVRRYFVGFGPTLWATWRANKLGDRTEYGVKAVPLGGFCDIAGMTSVEELAPDEQDRAMYKQKTWKRVAVLAAGPGMNFVIGLVLIYGIAVVWGLPNLHAPTTAIVGETSCVKAEVNRGQLGDCLAPSPAAAAGIQAGDTVVKIGDTPVANFDELVTAVRALDGPTEFTVQRDGEEFTTLVDVVPAQRWVAKGDLAEPVPVGTVGITAAQFGPTQYNALSAAPATIAFTGDLAVEIGKSLAKLPTKMGALVRSIGGEERDPETPISVVGASIIGGDAVDQGLWVAFWFFLAQLNFVLGAINLVPLLPFDGGHIAIAFYEKIRNSIRSARGKVAAAPVNYLRLMPATYVILVVVAGYMLLTVTADFVNPIRIFQ is encoded by the coding sequence ATGATGTGGCTCACCGGTGTCGTGCTGTTCGCACTGGCCATCTTGGTCTCGGTGGCCCTGCATGAATGCGGCCACATGTGGGTGGCGCGCGCCACCGGAATGAAGGTGCGCCGCTACTTCGTGGGCTTCGGCCCGACGCTGTGGGCGACCTGGCGGGCGAACAAGCTCGGCGACCGCACCGAGTACGGCGTCAAGGCGGTCCCGCTCGGCGGATTCTGCGACATCGCGGGCATGACGTCGGTGGAGGAGCTCGCGCCCGACGAGCAGGACCGCGCGATGTACAAGCAGAAGACGTGGAAGCGCGTCGCGGTGCTGGCCGCCGGCCCCGGCATGAATTTCGTCATCGGCCTGGTGCTGATCTACGGCATCGCCGTGGTGTGGGGGCTCCCCAACCTGCACGCGCCGACCACCGCGATCGTCGGTGAGACGTCGTGTGTGAAGGCCGAAGTCAACAGGGGTCAGCTCGGCGACTGCCTGGCACCCTCTCCCGCCGCGGCCGCGGGCATCCAAGCCGGGGACACGGTGGTCAAGATCGGCGATACGCCCGTGGCGAACTTCGACGAGTTGGTCACCGCCGTCCGCGCGCTCGACGGCCCGACCGAGTTCACCGTGCAGCGCGACGGCGAGGAGTTCACCACCCTGGTCGACGTCGTGCCCGCCCAGCGCTGGGTCGCCAAGGGTGATCTCGCCGAACCTGTTCCGGTCGGCACGGTCGGCATCACCGCGGCGCAGTTCGGGCCCACGCAGTACAACGCGCTGTCGGCGGCGCCCGCGACGATCGCGTTCACCGGCGACCTCGCCGTGGAGATCGGCAAGTCGTTGGCCAAGCTGCCGACCAAGATGGGCGCGCTGGTGCGCTCCATCGGCGGTGAGGAGCGCGATCCCGAAACCCCGATCAGCGTCGTCGGCGCCAGCATCATCGGCGGCGACGCCGTGGATCAGGGGCTGTGGGTGGCGTTCTGGTTCTTCCTGGCGCAGTTGAACTTCGTGCTCGGCGCGATCAACCTCGTACCGCTGCTGCCGTTCGACGGCGGCCACATCGCGATCGCGTTCTACGAGAAAATCCGCAACTCGATCCGGTCGGCACGCGGCAAGGTGGCCGCGGCTCCGGTCAACTACCTGAGGTTGATGCCCGCCACGTACGTGATCCTCGTCGTGGTGGCCGGCTACATGCTGTTGACCGTGACCGCCGACTTCGTCAACCCCATCAGAATCTTCCAGTAA
- the dxr gene encoding 1-deoxy-D-xylulose 5-phosphate reductoisomerase — translation MLILGSTGSIGTQALDVIAANPDRFEVVGLAAGGGNPDLLARQRAATGVTNIAVADKAAAARVGDVTYAGPDAVTELVENTDADVVLNALVGALGLQPTLAALATGARLALANKESLVAGGPLVQKAARPGQIVPVDSEHSAMAQCLRGGSPDEVAKIVLTASGGPFRGWSAERLESVTPEQAGAHPTWSMGPMNTLNSASLVNKGLELIETHLLFGVPYDRIEVVVHPQSIVHSMVTFTDGSTLAQASPPDMKLPIALALGWPERVPAAVSACDFTTASTWDFEPLDDEVFPAVMLARRAGEGGGCLTAVYNAANEEAAAAFLDGRIRFPAIVRTIDDVLRAADQWAAEPATVDDVLDAQQWARDRAARAVERKVITTR, via the coding sequence GTGCTGATCCTCGGCAGCACCGGATCGATCGGGACGCAGGCGCTCGACGTCATCGCCGCCAACCCCGACCGCTTCGAGGTCGTCGGCCTGGCCGCAGGCGGCGGTAATCCTGACCTGCTGGCGCGGCAGCGCGCCGCGACGGGTGTGACCAATATCGCCGTCGCCGACAAGGCGGCCGCCGCTCGCGTCGGCGACGTCACGTATGCGGGGCCTGATGCCGTCACCGAGCTCGTCGAGAACACCGATGCCGACGTGGTGCTCAACGCGCTCGTCGGCGCGCTCGGGCTGCAACCGACGCTGGCCGCGCTCGCGACCGGCGCTCGCCTGGCGCTGGCGAACAAGGAGTCGCTGGTCGCCGGTGGCCCCCTGGTTCAAAAGGCGGCCCGACCAGGCCAGATCGTGCCCGTGGACTCCGAGCACTCGGCGATGGCGCAGTGCCTGCGCGGCGGCAGCCCCGACGAGGTCGCCAAGATCGTGTTGACCGCATCGGGCGGCCCGTTCCGCGGGTGGAGCGCCGAGCGGCTGGAGTCGGTCACGCCCGAACAGGCCGGCGCCCACCCCACCTGGTCGATGGGGCCGATGAACACCCTCAACTCGGCCTCGCTGGTCAACAAGGGGCTCGAGCTGATCGAGACGCACCTGCTGTTCGGCGTGCCCTACGACCGCATCGAGGTGGTGGTGCACCCGCAGTCGATCGTGCACTCGATGGTCACGTTCACCGACGGTTCCACGCTGGCTCAGGCCAGCCCGCCGGATATGAAGCTGCCGATCGCGCTGGCGCTCGGCTGGCCCGAACGGGTGCCCGCGGCGGTGTCAGCCTGCGACTTCACCACCGCGTCGACCTGGGATTTCGAGCCGCTCGACGACGAGGTGTTTCCCGCCGTGATGCTGGCCCGGCGGGCCGGAGAAGGGGGCGGCTGCCTGACGGCGGTCTACAACGCCGCCAACGAGGAGGCGGCGGCGGCGTTCCTCGACGGGCGCATCCGCTTCCCGGCGATCGTGCGCACGATCGACGACGTGCTGCGCGCTGCCGACCAGTGGGCCGCCGAACCAGCTACCGTGGATGACGTACTTGACGCCCAGCAGTGGGCGCGTGACCGTGCCGCGCGCGCGGTCGAGCGGAAGGTAATCACCACCAGATGA
- a CDS encoding secreted/surface protein with fasciclin-like repeats codes for MKIKFGKSVSAAGVAAAAILTLSACSNDATSAAPSATAESASTSVAPAPMEQSMDPAGSLVGAGCAAYAEQVPSGPGSVNGMAPSPVTVAASNNPMLTTLTQALSGQLNPNVNLVETLDSGEFTVFAPTDDAFAKIDPATIETLKTDSELLTSILTYHVVPGQASPAQVAGDHKTVQGATVTVTGEGDNLKVNDAGLVCGGVRTANATVYMIDTVLMPPAAS; via the coding sequence ATGAAGATCAAGTTCGGCAAGTCCGTATCCGCGGCGGGTGTGGCCGCGGCCGCGATCCTGACCCTCTCGGCGTGTTCGAACGACGCCACCTCCGCGGCGCCGTCGGCCACGGCGGAGTCGGCATCGACCAGCGTCGCGCCGGCCCCGATGGAGCAATCCATGGACCCGGCCGGCAGCCTGGTGGGCGCCGGGTGTGCGGCGTACGCCGAGCAGGTGCCGTCGGGCCCGGGTTCGGTCAACGGAATGGCGCCGTCCCCGGTGACCGTCGCCGCCTCGAACAACCCGATGCTCACCACCCTGACACAGGCGCTTTCCGGACAGCTGAATCCGAACGTCAACCTCGTCGAGACGCTCGACAGCGGTGAGTTCACGGTGTTCGCACCGACTGACGACGCGTTCGCCAAGATCGACCCGGCCACCATCGAGACGCTCAAGACCGACTCGGAGTTGCTGACCAGCATCCTGACCTACCACGTGGTGCCGGGCCAGGCCAGCCCGGCTCAGGTCGCCGGCGACCACAAGACCGTGCAGGGCGCGACCGTCACGGTGACCGGTGAGGGCGACAACCTGAAGGTCAACGACGCGGGCCTGGTGTGCGGCGGAGTGCGCACTGCCAACGCGACGGTGTACATGATCGACACCGTCCTGATGCCGCCGGCCGCCTCCTAG
- a CDS encoding secreted/surface protein with fasciclin-like repeats, producing MNARKRLAGAGLAALGATALMLGTTATAQAEMVGPGCTAYAQQVPAGPGSVTGMAQDPVTVAASNNPLLTTLTKAVSGQLNPNVNLVETLDGGQFTVFAPTDDAFAKIDPATIETLKTDSELLTSILTYHVVPGQAAPAQVVGTHKTVQGADVTVTGHGSDLRVNDASVVCGGVQTANATVYLIDTVLMPPMN from the coding sequence ATGAACGCAAGGAAGAGATTGGCCGGCGCAGGGTTGGCCGCGTTGGGAGCCACCGCCCTGATGTTGGGCACCACCGCCACGGCCCAAGCCGAGATGGTCGGACCCGGCTGCACGGCATACGCACAACAGGTGCCTGCCGGTCCGGGCTCGGTGACGGGCATGGCCCAGGATCCGGTCACGGTTGCGGCTTCGAACAACCCGCTGCTGACCACGTTGACGAAAGCTGTTTCCGGACAGCTGAACCCGAATGTCAACCTCGTCGAGACGCTCGACGGCGGCCAGTTCACGGTGTTCGCGCCGACCGACGATGCGTTCGCCAAGATCGACCCGGCCACCATCGAGACGCTCAAGACCGACTCGGAGTTGCTGACCAGCATCCTGACCTACCACGTGGTGCCCGGCCAGGCCGCTCCGGCTCAGGTCGTCGGCACGCACAAGACAGTGCAGGGCGCCGATGTCACCGTGACCGGTCACGGGTCTGACCTGCGGGTCAACGACGCCTCGGTGGTGTGCGGCGGCGTGCAGACGGCCAACGCCACCGTCTACCTCATCGACACGGTGCTGATGCCCCCGATGAACTGA
- a CDS encoding putative ester cyclase — MTFSEDEIRELVECLYTSIDRRDWATVESLVSPRLVVEVDGPPALGWQEWQSHLEEFTRGFSDGRHAIEEILVDGSHGITRFTFTGTHDGEFRGIPPTGTKVEVTGIHIDRFQGDTLVAHRGQLDLHGLLRQLGAG; from the coding sequence ATGACCTTCTCCGAGGACGAGATCCGCGAACTGGTCGAGTGCCTCTACACCTCGATCGACCGCAGGGACTGGGCGACGGTCGAGAGCCTGGTCTCGCCACGGCTGGTCGTCGAGGTCGACGGACCACCGGCCCTCGGGTGGCAGGAGTGGCAGTCGCACCTCGAGGAGTTCACCCGGGGTTTCTCCGACGGACGGCACGCGATCGAGGAGATACTGGTCGACGGTTCGCACGGCATCACGCGGTTCACGTTCACCGGCACCCACGACGGCGAGTTCCGCGGCATCCCGCCGACTGGGACCAAGGTCGAGGTCACCGGAATCCACATCGACCGGTTTCAGGGCGACACGCTGGTCGCCCACCGCGGCCAACTCGACCTGCACGGGCTGCTGCGGCAACTCGGGGCGGGCTGA
- the rutA_9 gene encoding putative F420-dependent oxidoreductase, Rv2161c family yields MEFWSGTAFMKTSEILGLARAFDEAGYDGMVCSDHMIYPRELSSPYPDSPTGKPMWAPETAWPDCWVQIGAMAAVTTRLRFSNAVYIAPARPLLEVAKQVATASVLSDGRVSLAAGVGWMREEYELMGQDFRTRGKRLDEMIPALRELWRGGWVSWSGEYYQVPELMIEPHPVGPVPILCGGESDAALRRAARLCDGWVGYAYRWDDAVGYAQTLRALLREYGRENEPFGIMLALLEPPSPDLYKRAEDAGITAVMCSPWMGLDLEPGGVERYREPIERFAETIIAKVRP; encoded by the coding sequence ATGGAGTTCTGGTCGGGCACCGCGTTCATGAAAACGTCAGAGATCCTCGGGCTCGCCCGCGCCTTCGACGAGGCCGGTTACGACGGGATGGTGTGCTCGGACCACATGATCTATCCGCGCGAACTCAGTTCGCCGTATCCGGATTCGCCGACCGGAAAGCCGATGTGGGCACCGGAAACCGCCTGGCCTGACTGCTGGGTGCAGATCGGTGCGATGGCGGCGGTGACGACGCGGCTGCGGTTCTCCAACGCCGTGTACATCGCGCCGGCGCGACCGCTGCTGGAGGTGGCCAAGCAGGTCGCGACCGCATCGGTGCTGTCCGACGGCCGGGTGTCGCTGGCCGCGGGCGTCGGCTGGATGCGCGAGGAGTACGAGTTGATGGGCCAGGATTTCCGCACCCGCGGCAAGCGGCTCGACGAGATGATCCCCGCCCTGCGCGAACTGTGGCGCGGCGGCTGGGTGTCGTGGAGCGGCGAGTACTACCAGGTGCCGGAGCTGATGATCGAACCCCATCCGGTTGGCCCGGTGCCGATCCTGTGCGGCGGGGAGTCCGACGCCGCGCTGCGCCGCGCCGCACGGCTGTGTGACGGGTGGGTCGGCTACGCCTACCGGTGGGACGATGCCGTGGGCTACGCCCAGACGTTGCGCGCGCTGCTTCGCGAGTACGGCCGCGAGAACGAACCGTTCGGCATCATGCTGGCGCTGCTCGAGCCGCCGTCACCGGATTTGTACAAGCGGGCCGAGGACGCAGGCATCACCGCGGTGATGTGCAGTCCGTGGATGGGTTTGGACCTCGAACCCGGTGGGGTGGAGCGGTATCGGGAGCCCATCGAGCGATTCGCCGAGACCATCATCGCCAAGGTGCGGCCATGA
- the phrA gene encoding deoxyribodipyrimidine photolyase gives MPTLLWFRRDLRLSDLPSLLAAAAGDGEVLACYVLDPRLEASAGARRLQYLYDALRDLRDGLGGRLYVTRGRPEKRIPVVAKAIGAPAVHISADYTPFGRRRDDAVEAALGDIPLEASGSPYLVSPGRVTKPDGGPYKVFTPFHRAWREHGWRAPAASGLKSARWLDPSEVAGAVDIPDAGVALDMPAGETAARKQWKSFVANGLDTYADDRNRPDRSGTSRMSTHLKFGTIHPRTMAADLGRGEGAQAYLRELAFRDFYAAVLAEWPRSAWWNWNSSFDDMEVDDGPDAQKRYEAWKEGRTGYPIVDAGMRQLAETGWMHNRVRMIVASFLVKDLHLPWQWGARWFLEQLVDGDMANNQHGWQWAAGTGTDAAPFFRVFNPTTQGEKFDPDGSYVRRWVPDLDDDSYPEPIVDHAAERKEALRRYSEIT, from the coding sequence ATGCCCACATTGTTGTGGTTTCGTCGCGATCTGCGCCTGAGCGATCTGCCCTCGCTGCTGGCCGCGGCCGCCGGCGACGGCGAGGTGCTCGCCTGCTACGTCCTCGATCCCCGGCTCGAAGCGTCGGCGGGAGCCCGTCGACTGCAGTACCTCTACGACGCGCTGCGCGATCTGCGCGACGGCCTCGGCGGCAGGCTGTACGTCACGCGAGGCCGGCCTGAAAAACGAATACCCGTTGTCGCCAAGGCGATTGGCGCGCCGGCGGTGCACATCTCGGCGGACTACACGCCGTTCGGTCGGCGGCGCGACGACGCCGTGGAGGCCGCACTGGGCGATATCCCCCTCGAGGCGTCGGGTTCGCCGTACCTCGTCTCCCCCGGGCGGGTGACCAAACCCGACGGCGGCCCGTACAAGGTGTTCACCCCGTTTCACCGGGCTTGGCGCGAACACGGCTGGCGCGCGCCCGCCGCGTCCGGCCTGAAATCGGCGCGCTGGCTCGACCCCTCGGAAGTCGCGGGCGCGGTGGACATCCCGGATGCGGGGGTCGCCCTCGACATGCCCGCCGGTGAGACGGCGGCCCGCAAGCAGTGGAAGTCGTTCGTGGCCAACGGACTCGATACGTATGCCGACGACCGGAACCGCCCCGACCGCAGCGGCACCAGCCGCATGTCGACGCATCTGAAGTTCGGCACCATCCATCCGCGCACCATGGCCGCCGATCTCGGCCGGGGCGAGGGCGCGCAGGCGTACCTGCGGGAGTTGGCGTTTCGCGACTTCTACGCCGCGGTGCTCGCCGAATGGCCCCGCAGCGCCTGGTGGAACTGGAATTCGTCGTTCGACGACATGGAGGTCGACGACGGTCCCGACGCACAGAAGCGGTACGAGGCCTGGAAAGAGGGCAGGACGGGCTACCCCATCGTCGACGCCGGCATGCGCCAGCTCGCCGAGACCGGCTGGATGCACAACCGGGTCCGCATGATCGTCGCCTCCTTCCTGGTCAAGGACCTGCATCTGCCGTGGCAATGGGGTGCGCGCTGGTTCCTCGAGCAGCTGGTCGACGGCGACATGGCCAACAACCAGCACGGCTGGCAGTGGGCCGCAGGCACCGGGACGGACGCCGCACCGTTCTTCCGCGTCTTCAACCCGACCACCCAGGGTGAGAAGTTCGATCCCGACGGCAGTTACGTGCGGCGCTGGGTGCCCGACCTCGACGACGACAGTTATCCGGAGCCGATCGTCGACCACGCCGCCGAACGCAAGGAGGCGCTGCGGCGGTACTCCGAGATCACTTGA
- a CDS encoding oxidoreductase, SDR family, which translates to MQFEGKVAFITGAARGQGRAHAVRFAEEGADIIAVDLCEQIDSVAYPMATQEDLDETVNLVEKTGRRIIAERGDVRDLERMQEIAAKGAQEFGRIDFVLANAGILPAAGEQGRGISAFVDAVNVMLNGVYYTITATLPALLAHGDGGAIVITSSAAAFKPVTVDFGTMNHGAAGYTVAKHGVIGVMRHFARALAEKNIRVNSVHPGGVATPMIYNEALAQWSGEHPAFSVSQQPLLNVPPVEPEAISDAMVYLCGATGRYLTGVALPVDGGQIIK; encoded by the coding sequence ATGCAGTTCGAGGGCAAAGTCGCGTTCATCACCGGCGCTGCGCGAGGCCAGGGCCGGGCGCACGCCGTGCGGTTCGCCGAGGAGGGCGCCGACATCATCGCCGTCGACCTGTGCGAGCAGATCGACAGCGTCGCCTACCCCATGGCGACGCAGGAGGACCTCGACGAGACCGTCAACCTGGTGGAGAAGACCGGCCGCAGGATCATCGCCGAACGCGGGGACGTGCGCGACCTGGAGCGGATGCAGGAGATCGCGGCCAAGGGCGCCCAAGAGTTCGGCCGTATCGACTTCGTGCTCGCCAATGCGGGGATCCTGCCCGCCGCGGGCGAGCAGGGCCGCGGGATCTCCGCGTTCGTCGACGCGGTGAACGTCATGCTCAACGGCGTCTACTACACGATCACCGCGACGTTGCCGGCCCTGCTCGCCCACGGCGACGGCGGCGCGATCGTGATCACCAGTTCGGCGGCCGCGTTCAAACCCGTCACCGTCGACTTCGGCACCATGAACCATGGCGCGGCGGGCTACACGGTCGCCAAGCACGGAGTCATCGGCGTGATGCGCCACTTCGCGCGGGCATTGGCGGAGAAGAACATTCGCGTCAACTCGGTTCACCCCGGCGGGGTGGCCACCCCGATGATCTACAACGAGGCGTTGGCGCAGTGGTCAGGTGAGCATCCGGCGTTCAGTGTCAGCCAGCAGCCGCTGCTCAACGTTCCACCGGTCGAGCCGGAGGCGATCAGCGACGCGATGGTGTACCTGTGCGGCGCAACCGGCAGATACCTGACCGGGGTTGCGCTGCCGGTCGACGGGGGCCAGATCATCAAGTGA
- a CDS encoding Protein of uncharacterised function (DUF2631) has protein sequence MANTEVQRHTGVDVEDVPSAEWGWSKENPKFFHIGGIIAALFLLSLIHGNHTGRVEDIFLVGFAVLILGAVARDWWLRKRGWIR, from the coding sequence GTGGCCAACACCGAGGTGCAGCGACACACCGGGGTGGACGTCGAAGACGTGCCGTCCGCCGAATGGGGCTGGTCGAAGGAAAACCCCAAGTTCTTCCACATCGGCGGCATCATCGCGGCGCTGTTCCTGCTCTCGCTCATCCACGGCAACCACACCGGGCGCGTCGAGGACATCTTCCTGGTCGGATTCGCCGTGCTGATCCTCGGCGCGGTCGCGCGCGACTGGTGGCTGCGTAAACGGGGCTGGATCCGCTAG
- the wax-dgaT_3 gene encoding acyltransferase, WS/DGAT/MGAT — protein sequence MKRLNGVDALMLYSETPEVHMHTLKIGILDVSGVENYSFDMLREVAYPRLLALSALRYQLVDIPLRLHHPMWWENHDIDLDYHLRRAHVAPPGGRRELDDLIGQIASTPLDRSRPLWEMYVAEGLADGRVAIIHKVHHVLADGVASANQLAKALEDETPTPVRAVADPAMRSTAQLVKAAGRDHAHLIRRLPRLVNETAAGVARVRKRAKERGRHPDLARSFAPPQTFINHVVSPGRRFATAPLSLAEVKETGRHLGVTLNDIVLATAAGALRTLLLRYDGHADAPLIAGVPVSTNPSPDRLTGNEFTYMMPSLPVHIADPLERVRLTAVATRIAKESHQLLGPAVLPAWMSYLPPALAPRFFRLQARRMESGAVMNLTISNVAGPRDRGHIAGGVLSEIYSVGPVVTGSGMNITVWSYVDQLAISVLTDDRTLDDPHEATDALLESFAEIRRAAGLPGELATVASALPLAAASH from the coding sequence ATGAAGCGACTCAACGGCGTGGACGCGTTGATGCTGTACAGCGAGACGCCCGAGGTCCACATGCACACCCTCAAGATCGGCATCCTCGACGTGTCGGGCGTCGAGAACTACAGCTTCGACATGCTGCGGGAGGTCGCCTATCCGCGCCTGCTCGCGCTGTCGGCACTGCGCTACCAACTCGTCGACATCCCGCTGCGGCTGCACCATCCGATGTGGTGGGAGAACCATGACATCGACCTCGACTACCACCTGCGGCGAGCACACGTCGCGCCGCCGGGTGGACGGCGCGAACTCGACGACCTGATCGGCCAGATCGCCAGCACGCCGCTGGACCGCAGCCGGCCATTGTGGGAGATGTACGTCGCCGAGGGGCTGGCCGACGGGCGCGTCGCGATCATCCACAAGGTTCATCACGTGCTGGCCGACGGCGTGGCCTCGGCCAACCAATTGGCCAAGGCCTTGGAGGACGAGACGCCGACGCCCGTTCGCGCCGTCGCCGATCCCGCGATGCGCAGCACCGCGCAGCTGGTCAAGGCCGCGGGCCGCGACCACGCGCACCTCATCCGCCGACTCCCCAGGCTCGTCAACGAGACGGCCGCGGGTGTCGCCCGGGTGCGCAAGCGCGCCAAGGAGCGCGGCCGCCATCCCGACCTGGCCCGCAGCTTCGCCCCGCCGCAGACCTTCATCAACCACGTCGTGTCCCCTGGACGCCGCTTCGCGACGGCCCCGCTGTCGTTGGCCGAAGTCAAGGAGACCGGCAGGCATCTGGGTGTGACGCTCAACGACATCGTGCTGGCCACCGCGGCCGGGGCGCTGCGCACGCTGCTGCTGCGCTACGACGGGCACGCCGACGCACCGCTGATCGCCGGCGTCCCGGTCAGCACCAATCCCTCGCCAGATCGGTTGACGGGCAACGAGTTCACCTACATGATGCCGTCGCTGCCGGTGCACATCGCCGACCCGCTCGAACGGGTCCGGCTCACCGCAGTGGCGACCAGGATCGCCAAGGAGAGCCACCAGCTGCTCGGGCCGGCGGTGCTGCCGGCGTGGATGTCGTACCTGCCGCCGGCGTTGGCACCCAGATTCTTTCGGCTACAGGCGCGTCGGATGGAGTCCGGCGCGGTGATGAACCTGACCATCTCCAACGTGGCGGGGCCCCGCGACCGCGGGCACATCGCTGGCGGTGTGCTCAGCGAGATCTACTCGGTGGGCCCGGTGGTCACCGGCAGCGGGATGAACATCACCGTGTGGAGCTACGTCGACCAACTCGCCATCTCGGTGCTGACCGACGATCGCACACTCGATGACCCGCATGAGGCCACCGACGCGCTGCTGGAGTCCTTCGCCGAGATCCGCCGCGCGGCCGGGCTCCCCGGCGAGTTGGCCACCGTGGCATCGGCCCTCCCGCTGGCCGCAGCATCGCATTGA
- a CDS encoding short-chain dehydrogenase of uncharacterised substrate specificity codes for MTLVAARGPLSNDPAGWFTPPLPDDVVFVEPHPRRVQALRGGRTVLDTERALMVHRRDHPLSYAFPVDEVGDLPSEPVVEAPGYVRVPWDAVDTWLEEGRTLVHYPPNPYHRVDCRPTHRALRVTVAGQALVDTAETVIVFETSLEPRLYVDPSHVRTDLLRPSPTTTYCNYKGYASYWSAVVGDTVVEDVAWSYPEPPPETLPIAGFLSFDPERVEMSAELPSPDR; via the coding sequence ATGACCCTCGTCGCCGCCCGCGGACCGCTGAGCAACGATCCGGCCGGCTGGTTCACGCCCCCGCTGCCCGACGACGTGGTGTTCGTCGAACCTCATCCGCGCCGCGTGCAGGCCCTGCGCGGCGGTCGCACGGTGCTCGACACCGAGCGGGCGTTGATGGTGCATCGGCGCGACCATCCGCTCAGCTACGCCTTTCCCGTCGACGAGGTCGGCGACCTTCCGAGTGAGCCGGTGGTCGAGGCGCCCGGATACGTCCGCGTGCCGTGGGACGCCGTCGACACCTGGCTCGAGGAAGGCCGCACGCTCGTGCACTATCCGCCCAACCCTTACCACCGCGTGGACTGCCGTCCGACGCACCGCGCGCTGCGGGTGACGGTGGCGGGTCAGGCACTGGTCGACACGGCCGAGACGGTGATCGTGTTCGAGACGTCGCTGGAGCCGCGCCTCTACGTCGACCCGTCGCACGTGCGAACCGACCTGCTGCGGCCGTCGCCGACCACCACCTACTGCAACTACAAGGGCTACGCGTCGTACTGGTCGGCCGTCGTCGGCGACACGGTGGTCGAGGACGTCGCGTGGAGTTATCCGGAACCGCCGCCCGAGACGCTGCCGATTGCGGGTTTCTTGAGCTTCGACCCGGAGCGCGTCGAGATGTCGGCCGAACTGCCCTCACCCGACCGATAA